In Hyphomicrobium denitrificans 1NES1, the genomic stretch GACGCTGCGATGACCGCCAGCAGCGCATACTCGAAGGCGTGGGCTTTCAGGATCTGGCGCCGTCGGGCGCCGATCGTTTTTAAGATGACGGCTTCGAGGATGCGCCGCCGCTGCGCGGTCGCAAGGGCTCCCGCCAGCACCAGCGCGCCGGCCGCCAGAGTCACGCTGCCCGCAGCCTGGACGGCGACCATGACCTTCGCGACGATCTTGTTGAACTGATCGATGGCGTCGCGGACGCGGATCGCTGTGACCGAGGGATAGGCGCGCCCCAGGTCCCGGACCATTGCGGTTTCCACCGTGCGCGAGGTTGCAGAGGGAAGCCGCAGCGTTGCCAGCATGTTATGCGGTGCCGCCGACAGCGTGTTCGGTGAGAACACCATGATGAAGTTGAGCGCCAGGCTCTCCCAGTTGACCTCACGCAGATTGGCGATTTTGGCCTCGACGTTGCGGCCAAGGACGTTGACCGTCACACTGTCGCCGATCCCAAGCCCAAGCTTTTTGGCAATCTCACCTTCGAACGAAACAAGCGGCGGGCCCTGATAATCCTTGGGCCACCATGAGCCAGCCGTCAGCGCCGAGCCCTCGGGTATCGTGTCAGCGTAGCTCAGGCCGCGGTCGCCGTTCAAAACCCACTGGACGTCGGCCGGGACTTTGGCGTTTTCGACCGGCGTGCCCTTCAGCGAAACCAGCCGGCCTCTGAGCATCGGCGCGTCGATCAGCTTCGTGCCTGGAATGTCCCTAAGGATCTTAGCTTTCACCGCATCGAACTCATCAGGTGCGATGTCGAGCAGGAAATAATCCGGCGCCTGTTCCGGAAGCCGCTCATTGAGGTCCGCGACCAGAGCGGCGTTTGCCAGCGCGACGGCGACCAGCAGCGAAAGTCCCGTTCCAAGCGACAGGATGACAGATCGCGTCAGTCCGTCGGGCGCCGCGATGTTCCGCAGCGCCAGTGCCAGCTCAGGCGCCGAGGGTCGAGGGATGCGCTTCACAAGACGTGCGATAGCGCCGCCGAGCCATCCGAAGACGGCAAGCATGACGACAAGGCTGATTGCGATATAGACGGCGATGTTATGCGGTTCGGACGTCGCGACGGCAATGGCGAACAACAATGCGGTCAGCGCCGCCGTCGCGATAACGATTGATGTGCGTGGGCGACCACTGACGGCGTTGATCGAATCGCGAAAGAGCACGGCGGCGCGGACGTTCTCGACGCGGCCCAACGGCCAAAGCGCAAAGATGAGTGCCACGAGCAAGCCGTAGAGCGCCGCAATTCCGAGACTTCCCGGAGATACTTGAATGCCCGCATGGACCGGCAATAGGTCACCGTAAAAGCCTTCGACGAGCGGCGGCGCCGCGATGCCGAGCGCGAGCCCGATGGTGATGCCGATGGCGGCCATCAAGACGATCTGAACCAGGAAGATGCCGACGATCTGCGTACCGGATGCGCCGAGACTACGAAACGTCGCGACGACCTTGACGCGCTTGTCGATAAATGTCGCGACGGCGCTCGCAATGCCGACGCCACCGACAAGCAGCGATGCGAGTCCTATGAGGATCAGGAATTGGCGGAGCCGTTCCAGCGTGCGCGTGATTTGGGGCGAGGGATCATAGCGGTCGACACTGGTAAAGCCCGCCGTGGGCAGCTTTTGTTCGACGGATTTCCTGAGATTCGCGAGGGTTTCTCTATCCGACGGCGCATCGGGCGGGAGCTTGACGGCATAGCGCCAGCGAATGAGCGTCCCCGGTTTTACGAGCGCAGTTTTATCGAGCGTGGCCAACGAGACGAAAATCCGAGGACCGTAAGTCAGGCGATCCGCAACGGCATCGGGCTCGGCTTTCAAGACGCCGCGAACTTCGATTTCTGCCTGGCCGATGCGGAAGCGTTCGCCGACCTTCAGGCCAAGGCGTTCGAGAAGCATGGGATCGACGACGGCGCCGTTGTCAGTAATCGCATCGCGGAAGGATTTGCCGTCCTCGATCGTCGTTTCACCTGACAAGGGATAGGCAGCATCGACAGCCTTCAACTCTGCCAAGGCCTGATCCGAGCCGTCGAGGCGACGCGCCATCGTCCGCATCGTCGACGTCTCACTGACGCGCCCGAGGGTGCGGAAGAGTGCCCATTCCTCCGGAGACGCGCGGTTATGCATGCGCGCGAACGTTACGTCGCCACCAAGAATGGTTTCGCCCTGGCTCGCGAGCCCAGCACGCAAAGCATCGGCGAGCGCTCCGACAGCTGCAATCACCATCACGCCCAGCGCAAGACAGGCGATGAAGATGCGGAATCCTTTAAGCCCGCTGCGCAGCTCGCGTGCACCGAGCTTCAAAATCGTTTTCAGGCCTGACCAGCGGGATGGCGTCAGATTTGTGCGCGGTTCGAGGGCAAGCGTCACGGCGATACCGCACGAACTGCCGAGGATCCGATCGATTCGTCAGAGGCAACCGAACCATCGGACATGCGAATGATCCGGTCCGCCATACCGGCCAGATGATCGTCATGCGTGACGATCACGAGCGTTGCGTTGCGGCGCCGACGCAAACCGAAAAGGAGATCGATAATCTGGCGACCGGTGCGGCCGTCGAGATTGCCGGTCGGCTCGTCGGCAAAGATAATGCGCGGTTCGCGAACCAGAGCACGGGCAATGGCGACGCGCTGTTGCTCGCCGCCTGAAAGCTCAGCGGGATAGTGCTCGGTGCGCGCCGCGAGGCCGACTTCCTGTAAAAGCTCGCGCGCGTTTTTATAGGCGTCGCTCTCGCCTGCAAGCTCCATCGGCAAGGCGACGTTCTCAAGCGCGGTCATCGTCGGGACGAGGTGAAACGATTGGAAGATAATTCCCATCTCGGCCCCACGAAGCACGGCGAGGTCATCTTCAGACAATCGCGTCAGCTCGCGACCGGCGATTGCGACCGTGCCGCTACTCGCGCGTTCTAGGCCTGCCATCACCATCAGGAGCGAAGTTTTTCCGGAGCCCGACGGTCCTACGATCGCCGCAGGCTGACCGGCAGGAATGCCGATCGAGATGCCGCGCAGGATATGTACCGGGCCGGCTTTGCTCGTCAGAGTCAGATGCACATCGTCGAGCTGGATGATGGGTTCGTTCAAACTTTGGTTGCCTTGCTCGGTGCGGATGACGGATTTTGTCATTGCGCAGGACTTGTCACTTGGAAATCGAGGCTCTACGTCAGATCAATGATTTGCGTGATCGGTGGGGCCGAAAAATGAACGTGCGCCACGTGCTCGAAGCGGCTCCGGCGTTGGTCGTGACATTTGCCCTCTCAATCATGGCGGTCTTTGCCGCGCCGCTCCCAGCCCGAGCCGACGCGCCGAAGCCCATCACCCTCGTTGCCTTCGGCGACAGCCTTACGGCAGGGTACGGTCTCAAGGCCAGCGAATCGTTTCCGGCGCAGCTTCAGATGGCGCTTCAGGCCAAGGGCTACAAGGTCATGATCGTCAACGCCGGCGTTTCGGGAGACACGACCGCCGACGGTCTCCGCCGTTTCGACTGGGCGATGCAGCCGAAACCCGATGGCGTCATCCTCGAACTCGGCGCCAACGACGCCTTGCGCGGGATCGATCCCAAAGAACCCAGCGCGAACCTCGACAAGATGCTGTCCGCACTCAAGTCAAAAGGTATCGATGTCCTTCTTACAGGCATGAAGGCGCCGAACAATTGGGGGGAAGACTACGCCAAAGCGTTCGACGCAATCTATACCGATCTTGCTGCGAAATATGGTGTTACGCTCTACCCGTTCTTCCTCGACGGTGTGGCGCTCGATCCCGCTTTCTCGCAACCCGATGGGCTGCATCCTACGGCTAGCGGCATTGCCGAGGTCGTCAAGCGGATCACGCCCGACGTTGAAGCGCTCATTCAACGCATCTCACAGCGGAAAACGGCGGCAAACTAGGATCGTCACCATCATTTCGCCATCGCTAGCTAAGGAGGTTCCCGATGCCTCGACTATTCACCGCCATCGAGATCCCCGACGACATTCGAGACGAGCTTCACCGTCTGCGCATGCCACTGCCGGGCGCCCGGTGGATCGCGCCTGAGAGCTATCACATCACGCTCAGATTCGCGGGCGATATCGATAACGCAAAAGCGCGCGAGTTTGCCGCCAATCTCGCCAACATAGAAACCGATGGCTTCGAGCTTCGCATTTCCGGGCTCGGTGCATTCGGCGGCGACGA encodes the following:
- a CDS encoding ABC transporter permease; protein product: MTLALEPRTNLTPSRWSGLKTILKLGARELRSGLKGFRIFIACLALGVMVIAAVGALADALRAGLASQGETILGGDVTFARMHNRASPEEWALFRTLGRVSETSTMRTMARRLDGSDQALAELKAVDAAYPLSGETTIEDGKSFRDAITDNGAVVDPMLLERLGLKVGERFRIGQAEIEVRGVLKAEPDAVADRLTYGPRIFVSLATLDKTALVKPGTLIRWRYAVKLPPDAPSDRETLANLRKSVEQKLPTAGFTSVDRYDPSPQITRTLERLRQFLILIGLASLLVGGVGIASAVATFIDKRVKVVATFRSLGASGTQIVGIFLVQIVLMAAIGITIGLALGIAAPPLVEGFYGDLLPVHAGIQVSPGSLGIAALYGLLVALIFALWPLGRVENVRAAVLFRDSINAVSGRPRTSIVIATAALTALLFAIAVATSEPHNIAVYIAISLVVMLAVFGWLGGAIARLVKRIPRPSAPELALALRNIAAPDGLTRSVILSLGTGLSLLVAVALANAALVADLNERLPEQAPDYFLLDIAPDEFDAVKAKILRDIPGTKLIDAPMLRGRLVSLKGTPVENAKVPADVQWVLNGDRGLSYADTIPEGSALTAGSWWPKDYQGPPLVSFEGEIAKKLGLGIGDSVTVNVLGRNVEAKIANLREVNWESLALNFIMVFSPNTLSAAPHNMLATLRLPSATSRTVETAMVRDLGRAYPSVTAIRVRDAIDQFNKIVAKVMVAVQAAGSVTLAAGALVLAGALATAQRRRILEAVILKTIGARRRQILKAHAFEYALLAVIAASVAIALGSLIAWVAVTRVMEIDFVFSVNAVLETLAIAALMITAFGGIGTWAVLRAPPVPYLRSE
- a CDS encoding ABC transporter ATP-binding protein, coding for MTKSVIRTEQGNQSLNEPIIQLDDVHLTLTSKAGPVHILRGISIGIPAGQPAAIVGPSGSGKTSLLMVMAGLERASSGTVAIAGRELTRLSEDDLAVLRGAEMGIIFQSFHLVPTMTALENVALPMELAGESDAYKNARELLQEVGLAARTEHYPAELSGGEQQRVAIARALVREPRIIFADEPTGNLDGRTGRQIIDLLFGLRRRRNATLVIVTHDDHLAGMADRIIRMSDGSVASDESIGSSAVRAVSP
- a CDS encoding arylesterase, producing MNVRHVLEAAPALVVTFALSIMAVFAAPLPARADAPKPITLVAFGDSLTAGYGLKASESFPAQLQMALQAKGYKVMIVNAGVSGDTTADGLRRFDWAMQPKPDGVILELGANDALRGIDPKEPSANLDKMLSALKSKGIDVLLTGMKAPNNWGEDYAKAFDAIYTDLAAKYGVTLYPFFLDGVALDPAFSQPDGLHPTASGIAEVVKRITPDVEALIQRISQRKTAAN